A single Watersipora subatra chromosome 7, tzWatSuba1.1, whole genome shotgun sequence DNA region contains:
- the LOC137399656 gene encoding uncharacterized protein produces the protein MDEKSEITEKMSETGKSQLIDISMLVLTLLLTVSVVPIIYLSLTNTHSTSQNKGKNEESVNLKAEITVKISDKEEKDRMEYSHGGHLIYNYQNDGGFDFDDLGKGIHVKKDPEDPVCYIIPIGGNSTIDAGLEDFLQSNDRGEVAAKETEISVEIVPCKNI, from the exons AAGATGTCAGAAACAGGCAAGTCCCAGCTGATTGACATTTCCATGTTGGTACTTACTCTACTGCTAACAGTGTCGGTAGTGCCTATCATCTACCTGTCTTTGACAAACACTCACTCTACCAGCCAGAACAAAGGAAAGAATGAAGAGAGTGTCAATCTGAAGGCTGAAATCACTGTTAAGATTTCTGATAAGGAG GAAAAAGATCGCATGGAGTACAGCCATGGAGGGCACCTGATCTACAACTACCAGAATGATGGAGGCTTTGACTTTGACGATCTTGGCAAG GGAATCCATGTGAAAAAGGACCCAGAAGATCCAGTTTGTTACATAATACCCATAGGAGGAAATAGCACAATTGATGCTGGCTTGGAGGACTTCTTACAGTCTAATGATAGAGGTGAAGTGGCAGCCAAAGAAACTGAAATCAGTGTTGAAATTGTTCCTTGTAAAAATATCTGA